One Acidobacteriota bacterium DNA window includes the following coding sequences:
- a CDS encoding pyridoxamine 5'-phosphate oxidase family protein: protein MAQEPKASRPSIPSYGLAAADGGSGLMPWSWATERLIQSHNYYLATTRPDHRSHVMPIWGLWMDDSFYFSTGRQSRKARNLTANPNCVICTEKLNESLIVEGIAEEIDASTLPAPIAEAYFAKYGWKLDPEMGPIFKVRPMVVFGFDENDFTGASTKWTFSN from the coding sequence ATGGCACAGGAACCCAAAGCCAGTCGCCCGAGCATTCCAAGTTATGGCCTTGCAGCCGCCGATGGCGGCAGCGGGTTGATGCCGTGGAGTTGGGCGACGGAGCGATTGATCCAATCGCACAATTATTACCTGGCAACGACGCGCCCTGACCATCGCTCGCACGTGATGCCGATTTGGGGATTGTGGATGGACGATTCGTTTTACTTCAGCACAGGACGGCAATCCCGCAAAGCCCGGAATCTGACGGCGAATCCGAATTGCGTGATTTGCACGGAAAAGTTAAACGAATCCCTGATCGTCGAAGGAATTGCCGAAGAAATAGATGCTTCAACGCTGCCCGCGCCAATTGCCGAAGCATATTTTGCCAAATACGGATGGAAGCTCGATCCTGAGATGGGGCCGATTTTCAAGGTTCGCCCCATGGTCGTTTTCGGTTTCGACGAAAACGATTTCACTGGCGCTTCGACAAAATGGACATTTAGCAATTGA
- a CDS encoding DUF1501 domain-containing protein has translation MISRRNFLQLSASFGMVAGLRQFELAATPVQTDYKALVCVFLFGGNDGHNVIVPLTPAQYGAYTNARGGLAIAQNQLLPINDAAQGPFGLHYGVPELQALYNQGKMAIVSNVGVLVQPTTFQNLSNPSFPLPTQLRSHSDQVSQMQTGYPNTGGNSGWGGRSADVMQPSNTAATFPVSVSLNGAAIFCAGVSTPLASLQPGNYMTQNGLSAYPAAAASAKAAAQQAIATTDSGNSIINLANKAMADAIALSPLLVNAGNGSALTTVFPATQIGNQLKDIARIISLRAQTGVGRQVFFCGLGGFDTHSSQSYNQYDLLQQISKAVAAFYAATVELGVADKVTTFTLSDFGRTLQPSGTGTDHGWGNHHLVVGGAVSGGRIIGQFPQMTAYSTIGQANSAQQDFADNRGVMLPRTSLAQYGATLAKWFGAADYQLDGVFPTLASFPVRDLGFML, from the coding sequence ATGATTTCTCGACGTAACTTTTTGCAACTCAGCGCAAGTTTCGGAATGGTGGCGGGATTGCGGCAATTTGAATTGGCGGCAACGCCCGTTCAAACAGATTACAAAGCTTTGGTGTGCGTGTTTTTGTTCGGCGGCAACGATGGTCACAACGTGATTGTGCCGTTGACGCCTGCGCAATACGGCGCTTACACCAATGCCCGCGGCGGATTGGCCATTGCGCAAAACCAATTGCTGCCGATCAACGACGCTGCACAAGGCCCCTTCGGATTGCATTACGGCGTTCCGGAACTTCAGGCTTTGTACAATCAGGGCAAGATGGCGATTGTCTCGAACGTAGGCGTGCTGGTTCAGCCGACGACGTTTCAAAATCTGTCCAATCCCAGTTTTCCGCTGCCGACGCAATTGCGCTCGCATTCGGATCAGGTGTCGCAAATGCAAACTGGCTATCCGAACACGGGCGGCAATTCGGGCTGGGGCGGACGTAGCGCGGACGTGATGCAACCATCGAATACGGCAGCGACGTTTCCCGTTTCGGTTTCGCTGAACGGTGCAGCGATTTTCTGCGCGGGTGTTTCCACGCCCCTGGCCAGTTTGCAGCCGGGCAATTACATGACCCAAAACGGGTTAAGCGCCTATCCGGCGGCAGCGGCTTCGGCCAAAGCGGCGGCACAACAGGCAATCGCCACCACGGACAGCGGCAATTCGATCATCAATCTGGCGAACAAGGCGATGGCCGACGCCATCGCGCTCAGTCCGTTGCTGGTCAACGCAGGCAATGGTTCGGCGTTGACGACGGTGTTTCCTGCGACGCAGATCGGCAATCAGTTGAAAGACATCGCCCGCATCATCAGTTTGCGCGCGCAGACAGGCGTTGGCCGACAGGTCTTTTTCTGTGGCTTGGGAGGTTTCGACACGCACAGTTCGCAGTCGTACAACCAATATGATTTGTTACAACAAATCAGCAAAGCCGTGGCGGCGTTTTATGCCGCGACAGTGGAACTGGGCGTTGCGGACAAAGTGACAACGTTCACGCTGTCAGATTTCGGGCGCACGCTGCAACCGAGCGGCACTGGCACGGATCACGGATGGGGCAATCACCATTTGGTCGTTGGCGGAGCGGTGAGCGGCGGCAGGATCATCGGACAGTTTCCACAGATGACGGCGTACTCCACCATCGGTCAGGCAAATTCCGCGCAGCAGGATTTTGCCGACAACCGAGGCGTGATGTTGCCGCGCACTTCGTTGGCGCAATACGGAGCCACGCTGGCCAAATGGTTTGGCGCTGCCGATTATCAGCTTGACGGCGTGTTTCCCACGTTGGCGAGCTTTCCGGTGCGCGATTTGGGCTTTATGTTGTAA
- a CDS encoding ABC transporter permease, with product MESILLALSSLRAHKLRSFLTLLGVIFGVMTVVAVAAVIEGFFRYVDRTITADLGANTVLLDKYGIITSFEDWINANRRNKDITLSDAEYLRERMTLAQYIGAQSFSSAEVRAGDQKMTNVNIKGNTPNMVYIDSTQPDLGRYVNETDNERRRNVAMIGVEVADKLYNSREVLGRELKINGLPFEVIGVAKERGTSFGQSQDDFVVIPLSAHQKLFGARASLTISVKGYDGTNLQDVQDQVRMLMRARHKLNYSDKDTFGFVTADAINNFVQALFGIIAAVALGVTSISLVVGGIVIMNIMLVTVTERTREIGIRKSLGARRKDILLQFLVESTTLSLVGGLIGLFIAYGISKLLVKFTPIPAELPIWAAFLAIGVSSGVGIIFGIYPAWKAAKLDPIVALRAE from the coding sequence TTGGAATCCATTTTACTTGCTCTTTCTTCGTTACGGGCGCACAAGTTGCGGTCGTTTTTGACGCTGCTGGGCGTAATTTTCGGCGTCATGACGGTGGTTGCGGTGGCGGCGGTGATCGAAGGCTTTTTCCGATATGTGGATCGCACCATCACTGCGGATTTGGGCGCGAACACGGTGCTGCTGGACAAATACGGCATCATCACCAGCTTTGAAGACTGGATCAACGCCAATCGCCGCAACAAGGACATCACGCTTTCGGACGCAGAGTATTTACGCGAGCGAATGACGTTGGCGCAATACATCGGCGCGCAGAGTTTTTCCAGCGCCGAAGTCCGCGCAGGCGATCAGAAGATGACCAATGTCAACATCAAGGGCAACACGCCCAATATGGTGTACATTGATTCGACCCAGCCCGATCTTGGCCGGTACGTAAACGAAACCGACAACGAACGCCGCCGAAATGTGGCGATGATCGGCGTGGAAGTCGCGGACAAACTTTACAACAGCCGCGAGGTACTGGGGCGCGAATTGAAAATCAACGGCCTGCCGTTTGAAGTCATCGGTGTCGCAAAAGAACGCGGCACGTCCTTCGGCCAGTCGCAGGACGATTTCGTCGTCATTCCGCTTTCTGCTCATCAAAAATTGTTTGGCGCTCGCGCCAGCTTGACGATTTCCGTCAAAGGCTACGATGGAACCAATTTGCAGGATGTGCAGGATCAGGTTCGCATGTTGATGCGCGCCCGCCACAAATTGAATTACAGCGACAAAGACACCTTTGGTTTTGTCACGGCGGATGCCATCAATAACTTCGTCCAGGCGCTATTTGGAATCATCGCGGCGGTGGCGCTGGGCGTGACTTCGATTTCGCTGGTGGTCGGCGGCATCGTCATTATGAATATCATGCTGGTGACGGTGACCGAACGAACGCGCGAAATCGGCATTCGCAAATCCCTGGGCGCTCGGCGCAAAGACATTCTGTTGCAATTTCTGGTCGAATCCACAACGCTTTCACTGGTCGGCGGTTTGATCGGATTATTCATCGCATATGGCATTTCCAAACTGTTGGTGAAATTCACGCCAATCCCGGCAGAATTGCCGATTTGGGCGGCATTTCTGGCCATCGGCGTTTCCAGCGGCGTCGGTATCATCTTTGGAATTTATCCGGCCTGGAAAGCGGCCAAATTGGATCCGATTGTGGCGCTCCGGGCTGAGTAA
- a CDS encoding ABC transporter permease, whose product MLKQQAKELFSQSMVTLWSNKFRSFLTVLGVVIGTATVIGVASLASGLEAGFKEQIEQFGTNVAFISRLGGGPRHSEFTEEERQRKPITLDDAIALSKLPRASSASPILRPPGMPPTVKFHGNEMKTSQVRGVWAGYANTREISIERGRFFNETEDQHGVEVAIIGYDVAEKLLSGYEPLGKEIQIDNKMFRVIGVLEKSKNLLGGGGPNGDQMIFVPYNVMHAMYPMQDDHFVALGARQGELDALVDDARELMRRRRNVPYDKPDSFEINTPSGIQESFGKMLSMVAMIVIPIVSVALLVGGIGVMNIMLVSVTERTKEIGVRRAIGATRRDIIFQFLLEACTLTGIGGVIGIIIGFLISGLLKLFKFPSTVPMLYVAIGFSTSVAIGLIAGIYPAFKASRLDPIEALRYE is encoded by the coding sequence ATGCTGAAACAACAAGCAAAAGAACTTTTTTCGCAATCAATGGTGACGCTCTGGTCAAACAAGTTCCGTTCGTTTTTGACCGTGCTCGGCGTGGTCATTGGAACGGCAACCGTCATCGGCGTGGCTTCGCTGGCCAGCGGATTGGAAGCCGGATTCAAGGAACAGATTGAACAGTTCGGAACCAATGTCGCATTCATCAGCCGGTTGGGCGGCGGCCCGCGCCATTCGGAATTCACCGAAGAAGAGCGCCAACGCAAACCCATCACGCTGGATGACGCCATTGCCTTGAGCAAGCTGCCCAGAGCCAGTTCCGCTTCTCCGATTTTGCGTCCGCCGGGCATGCCGCCGACCGTGAAGTTTCACGGCAATGAAATGAAAACATCGCAGGTGCGCGGCGTTTGGGCCGGGTACGCCAATACGCGCGAAATTTCCATCGAACGCGGACGCTTTTTCAACGAAACCGAGGACCAACACGGCGTCGAAGTCGCCATCATCGGCTATGACGTCGCCGAAAAGTTATTGTCAGGATACGAACCGCTCGGCAAAGAAATTCAGATTGATAACAAAATGTTTCGTGTGATTGGCGTGCTGGAAAAATCCAAAAACCTTCTGGGCGGCGGCGGACCAAACGGAGACCAGATGATTTTTGTGCCGTACAACGTCATGCACGCGATGTATCCCATGCAGGATGACCATTTTGTTGCATTGGGCGCTCGCCAAGGCGAATTGGACGCTTTGGTTGACGATGCGCGCGAACTGATGCGCCGTCGCCGTAACGTTCCGTATGACAAACCCGACAGTTTCGAAATCAACACGCCCAGCGGCATTCAGGAAAGTTTCGGCAAGATGCTTTCGATGGTGGCAATGATCGTCATCCCGATTGTTTCGGTGGCACTGCTGGTTGGCGGCATCGGCGTGATGAACATCATGCTGGTCAGCGTGACCGAGCGCACCAAAGAAATCGGCGTTCGGCGTGCAATTGGCGCTACGCGTAGAGACATCATCTTTCAATTCCTGCTCGAAGCCTGCACGCTGACTGGCATCGGCGGCGTGATTGGAATCATCATCGGCTTCCTGATCAGCGGCTTGCTGAAACTGTTCAAGTTCCCTTCCACCGTGCCGATGCTGTACGTCGCCATTGGTTTCAGCACATCAGTTGCAATTGGCTTGATCGCGGGAATCTATCCGGCCTTCAAAGCCTCGCGGCTCGACCCGATTGAAGCTTTGCGATACGAATAG